The following are encoded together in the Fundulus heteroclitus isolate FHET01 chromosome 19, MU-UCD_Fhet_4.1, whole genome shotgun sequence genome:
- the LOC118556597 gene encoding tubulin beta-1 chain-like, with amino-acid sequence MREIVHLQAGQCGNQIGAKFWEVISDEHGIDPTGTYHGDSDLQLDRINVYYNEASGGKYVPRAVLVDLEPGTMDSVRSGPFGQVFRPDNFVFGQSGAGNNWAKGHYTEGAELVDSVLDVVRKEAESCDCLQGFQLTHSLGGGTGSGMGTLLISKIREEYPDRIMNTFSVVPSPKVSDTVVEPYNATLSVHQLVENTDETYCIDNEALYDICFRTLKLTTPTYGDLNHLVSATMSGVTTCLRFPGQLNADLRKLAVNMVPFPRLHFFMPGFAPLTSRGSQQYRALTVPELTMQMFDAKNMMAACDPRHGRYLTVAAIFRGRMSMKEVDEQMLNVQNKNSSYFVEWIPNNVKTAVCDIPPRGLKMAATFIGNSTAIQELFKRISEQFTAMFRRKAFLHWYTGEGMDEMEFTEAESNMNDLVSEYQQYQEATAEEEGEFEEEGDEDLA; translated from the exons ATGAGAGAGATCGTTCATCTGCAGGCTGGCCAATGCGGCAACCAGATCGGAGCGAAG TTCTGGGAGGTGATCAGTGACGAACACGGCATTGACCCAACCGGGACATACCATGGAGACAGTGACCTGCAGCTGGACCGGATCAACGTATACTACAACGAGGCGTCAG GTGGAAAGTATGTCCCCCGTGCTGTGCTGGTGGACTTGGAGCCGGGCACTATGGACTCTGTGAGGTCTGGTCCCTTTGGGCAGGTGTTTAGACCTGACAACTTTGTTTTTG GCCAGAGCGGTGCGGGTAACAACTGGGCTAAAGGCCACTACACCGAAGGAGCTGAGCTAGTGGACTCGGTTCTGGATGTGGTGAGAAAAGAGGCTGAGAGCTGCGACTGTCTGCAGGGTTTCCAGCTCACCCACTCCCTGGGAGGAGGCACGGGCTCCGGCATGGGCACACTCCTAATCAGCAAGATCCGAGAGGAGTACCCAGACCGCATCATGAACACTTTCAGCGTCGTGCCTTCACCTAAG GTGTCGGACACTGTGGTGGAGCCCTACAACGCCACCCTCTCCGTCCACCAGCTGGTTGAGAACACCGACGAGACCTACTGCATCGACAACGAGGCTCTGTACGACATCTGCTTCCGTACATTAAAACTCACCACACCCACCTACGGCGATCTAAACCACCTGGTCTCAGCCACCATGAGCGGCGTCACCACCTGTTTGCGCTTCCCCGGTCAGCTGAACGCCGATCTGAGGAAACTGGCCGTCAACATGGTGCCGTTCCCCAGACTGCACTTCTTCATGCCAGGCTTTGCCCCGCTGACGAGCCGAGGCAGCCAGCAGTACAG GGCCCTGACAGTTCCTGAGCTCACCATGCAGATGTTCGATGCCAAAAACATGATGGCAGCTTGTGATCCCCGCCACGGTCGCTACCTCACAGTAGCCGCCATCTTCCGAGGCCGGATGTCAATGAAAGAAGTGGACGAGCAGATGCTGAACGTGCAGAACAAGAACAGCAGCTACTTCGTCGAGTGGATCCCAAACAACGTGAAGACGGCGGTCTGTGACATCCCGCCGCGCGGCCTCAAGATGGCCGCCACTTTCATCGGGAACAGCACGGCCATCCAGGAGCTGTTCAAGCGCATCTCTGAGCAGTTCACCGCCATGTTCCGCCGCAAAGCTTTTCTCCACTG GTACACCGGCGAGGGCATGGACGAGATGGAGTTCACCGAGGCCGAGAGCAACATGAACGACCTGGTGTCCGAGTACCAGCAGTATCAGGAGGCCACCGCAGAAGAAGAGGGAGAGTTTGAAGAAGAGGGTGACGAAGACCTGGCCTAA